Below is a window of Desulfomonile tiedjei DNA.
CGCCGGTAGCGCCCAACAGCCGGTAATGAAAAGGAGCAATGGACCGATGAAGCGGACCGTGAGGTTCATCGTCAACGGGCATTCGGTAGAAGTGGATGTTTATCCCCATTGGAACTTGCTGCGGGTCCTGCGGGACGAACTGGAATTGACCGGAGCTAAACAGGGTTGCGGCGAAGGCGAATGCGGCGCCTGTACGGTGTTGGTAAACGGCGCGCCTGTAAACAGTTGCATTTATCCCGTATTGGAGGCCGAAGGCAAAGAAGTGCTGACCATTGAAGGTTTGATGACAGAGCGCGGCGAGCTGCATCCGATCCAGCAGGCCTTTCTTGACAAAGCAGGGGTTCAGTGCGGGTTTTGCACGCCGGGCATGATCATGTCGGCGAAAGCCCTGTTGGATGCGAATCCTAAACCCACGGAGGACGAAATCCGGCACGCGATTGCCGGCAACATGTGCCGGTGCACAGGATACGTTCAGATCGTGGAATCGGTGATGCAGGCCGCGGAGGTCATGTCCAAGCGCTCGGGATGACAAGTTGAGACCCGGGAACAGCCGCTGTTACGGCAGACCTCAACCCCAAGCGCCAGGGAGATAAAAAATGGGAGATCTCTTTGTTGGGAAGTCATTCCCCCGTGCGGACAAGGACAAAGTCACGGGCCGCGCCGCGTTCATAGGGGATATCGCTCTTCCCAGGATGCTTTACGGGAAAATCCTCTACAGCACCCGCCCCCATGCCAGGATCAAAAGCATAGACACGTCGGCAGCGGAGAGGTTGCACGGTGTGAGGGCAGTCCTGACAGGGTTCAACACTCCCGATGTGCGCGTGGGATTTCTCGGCGATCAGACCGCCTTGAAGAGAGACAAAGTGCGGCAGTTCAGGGATGAGGTCGCTGCTGTAGCCGCTATAGATGAGGAAATCGCAGAGGAAGCCTTAAGCCTGATCAAAGTAGAGTACGAAGATCTCCCGGCGGTATTTGACCCGATCGAGGCGATGCAAAAAGATGCCCCCCTAATTCACGAACTCGACGCGCGAGGAAAACCCAGACGCAACAACATATTACCGCTGCCGTGGAAACTCGCGTTCGGTGACGTTGACAAGGCGCGGGACGCATCCCACGTAGTTGTAAAAGATACCTTTAGGACCCAATGGGTCCACCAGACCTGTATGGGAGCCAGCGGCGGCATTGCCGAGTTCGATGTGGACGACAATTTGGTCTTCCGAAGCGTCACCAACGTCCCGTTCGGCGGCAAGGACCGTCTTGACATGTTCCTGAACAGCATGGGGATCAAGGGGCGGACCCGCATCTTGACCCCTTATGTCGGCGGTAGTTTCGGGAGCAAGTTGGACACTGACGTGTACGAATTTATTCTGGTCCTGCTTGCCTGGAAGACCAGATGCCCGGTGAAGATAATATTCACCAGACAGGAGGAATTTACCGCCAGTCCTCCGCGGCAGCCTGTTATCGGCACTGTTGAGCAAGGGTGTGACAAAGACGGGCGCCTCACGTTCCGGAAAGTGGACATGATCCTGGACAATGGAGCATACACTTCATGGGGAGCCACCACGCCTTCGGTAATGATGATCCCGATCTCGTCGTTATACCGCGTTGCAAACGTTCAGTTTCAGGCTACCTGCGTGTACACCAACAACATCTACGCACAGGCCATGAGAGGATATGGCAACCCGCAGGCGACGTACGTGGTGGAGCAATCCATGGATCAACTGGCCGAGGCTGCCAAGATAGATCCATTGGAGTTCAGGCGGATAAACGCGAATGTTCCTTATGAAACTTCGCCCATGGGCCTGAAAATTACCACCTGCCCCATGAAGGAATGCCTCGACGAAGTCGAAACAAAACTGGGATGGCAGAGTAAACAGGGCAAGAGAACGGGCCGCGGGGTCGGGGTGGCTTCGTTCCTACACGTGGGTGGCGGAGCGAGAGTTTACTTGTCCGATGCGCAGGGCATCATACTGAAAGTGGACGATGACGCAAAAGTCACTGTGATAACCGGTGGCACGGACCAGGGCCAGGGGTCTGAAACGATTATACGGCAAATGGTTGCAGAGGCTACCGGGTTGCGGCCGGAAGATGTCTCGATCTTTCAAGGCGACACTGAGATTTGTCCGTGGGATGTGGGCACGCACGCGAGCCGGCACGCGTTTATCGCCGGCCATGCCATACTCATGGCTGCGGCCCAGGTGAAGGCCAAGGTCGTGGATATGGCCTCCAGATGGATGCCTTTTCTAATTCAGCAGGACCTGAAGAAAAAGGCTAGGACCCAGCCGGATTTTGTTTCCCCGGAGATTGATTACAGCCTCGTTTCGGACCCTGCCAATCTTGATGTGAGAAATGGAGAGGTTTTCTGCAAGAGCGATCCCGAGAACCCGCATTTCCGCTTGAAAGCCTCACGGATTTTACGCAAGGCTCACATGGTCGGCACCGGCAAGGGTGAAATGGTCATCGGCGAGGCATTTTACGATCCTCCGAACGAGATGTTGGACAGGGAAGGGAAGGGGAACATCTCGTGCTGCTACACCTTTGGGGCGCATGGTGTGGAAGTTGAAGTGGACAAGGAAACGGGCCAGGTTGCAATACTGAATTACGTGGCAGCCCATGATGTAGGGCGAGCGATTAATCCCATGCTCGTGAAAGGGCAAGTTTACGGAGCCACTGTGATGGGCGCGGGATATGCCCTGACTGAGGAGATGCAGGTGAATCACGGGCGGGTCATGAATGCCAACCTGCTTGACTACAAGATCCTCACGGCAAAGGACACGATCCCCATCGATGCGATCCTTGTGGAACCTTTCGAGCCTTCCGGGCCTTTCGGCGCCAAGGGCATCGGCGAGCCGGCTTGCGTCCCGACCGCGCCTGCAATCGCAAACGCGGTTTACGACGCCATAGGCATCAGAATAAAGGACCTGCCCATCACGCCGGAAAAGATACTTGCAGCCTTAAAGAAGGCCGGAAACAGCTAGTGTAGTATAGCTGTTCACCCGTAGGGCGGCCTCTGCTGCCGAATCAAAGAATTGGCGGGCACAGTCAGCCCTCCGTGAGTTAAAGAGTTTCTCCTAATCTCCTTTCAGAGAACTCAATATCATGGCCGTTAGACAGCTTCCGGTGCCGGCGGAAGCTGTCTAACGGCCATGATATGGAAGTTTTTGGAGAGGGGTGCGGGGAGGACCTTTTTATAAAAAGGTCCTCCCCGCATTTCTCTCATCCAAACTCCTTGGTATCACACGTGAAGCGTCGGATTTACATGGACAATGCAGCCACCTCTTTCCCCAAGCCTCCAGGGGTAGTAGAGGCGATGGTGCATTTCATGACCAATGTGGGCGCCAATCCTGGAAGGTCTCGGCACGAGCAATCCTTGGAAGCCTCCCAAATTATTGAAGGCGCGCGCGGGAAGTTGGCCGCGCTTTTCAACATTCCCGATCCGGATCGTATTGCCTTCACCTTGAATGCCACCGAATCCCTCAATACGGTGATATATGGGGCTCTGAACCCGGGCGATCACGTCATCATAACCCAGATGGAGCATAATTCGGTGGTGCGACCGGTTCGACACCTGGAAAGGACTGGAGTCGTCGCGGTTTCTGTGGCCCCTTGCGACAAGATGGGGATGTTGGATGTTGATGCCCTCGCGCGAATGATACGGCCGAATACCGCCTTGGTCGCTGTAAACCACGCGTCCAACGTATGCGGGTCTATTCAGGACGTGGTCGCAGTACGGCAGGCCGCCGGTGAAATACCTGTGCTGCTGGACGCGGCCCAGACAGCCGGGGTGATACCAATCGACGTGCAGGCCATGGGTATAGACTATCTGGCCTTTACCGGGCACAAGGGCCTTTTCGGCCCGCAGGGAACCGGCGGCCTGTATGTTCGGGAGGGGCTAAAGATTCGCCCCCTAAAGCGAGGCGGCACGGGCAGCGTGTCCGAGCAGGACGAGCAGCCGGATTTCTTCCCTGATGCGCTGGAAAGCGGCACAAGGAACAACGTCGGCATAGCTGGTCTGGGCGCGGGGGTTGATTTCGTACTCACCACAGGGGTGGAGAAAATCAGACTCCACGAAATGCAACTCATGGAGGCCTTTATAGAAGGGCTCATAGATGTGCCGGGGCTTGTTTTTTACGGGCCGCTCAAGCCCGAGCAGCAAGTCCCTGTGCTGTCTATGACCTTTGACCAGGCTCTGCCCGATGGCTTGCGGGTCTCCTTCGGGGGATGCGGCGGACGATCCATTCCCGCTACCTTCGAAAGCCTTCACCCGCAGGAAGCCGGCACCATATTGCAGGACCGATACGAGATCTCTGTCCGAGTGGGTTTGCATTGCGCGCCGCTTGCTCACCAGGCGCTAGGCACATTCCCGGACGGCACGGTTCGATTTAGTCTGGGGTATTTCAACACCCTGGACGAGATTCAAATAGCCGTGGACGCGGTGAAACGCATCGCGGAGAAATCTGAATTCGTCGATCTCGATTAAAGGCCGGGTCCACTCGATTTAGGTGGTGGACATTCAAAGAGAATATGCCCCGGTAGATTTCAGGGCAAAGCGTTAACCAGGCGGCTGTCCAATGCTTGAAACAACAGAAGAACTGAGAATATTTAGGGAAACTGTGAGTCGGGCCGCAAGGGAGAAGATCGCGCCCCTTGCAGCCGCGATAGATGAAACAGGCGCTTTCAACCGGGAGGTGGAGTCCCTCTGCTGGGATCTGGGCCTTCTGACTCTGGCGCTTCCACCTGAATTCGGAGGACTGGAAAGAGACCGCGGGACAGCGCTGTGCATTGCGGTGGAAGAGATCGCCAAATGCTGCGCAGCATCGGCTCTGTTGTTGATCATACAGGCCGTTGGCTCGTTTCCCATTGTGCATGGAGCGTCTCAAGAGATTAGAAACGAGATTCTTCGCGGGATCGCCGACGACCGGTTGCTCGTGGCCTATCTTGTTACAGAACCGCATGCCGGTTCTGATGTGGCTTCGATCAGGACCAGCGCGAAACGGGAGGGGGGCGATTACATCATCTCTGGCACCAAGTGCTTTGCCACCAACGGAGGTGTAGCCTCGCTCTACTCGGTGTTGGCAAGGACCTCGGTGGGAGGCGGACACGACGGCCTTTCGTTCTTTCTTGTGGAACGAGATCGGCCAGGTCTTTCCGTGGGGCGAACGGAAAACAAACTCGGACAACGCGGCTCGAATACTACCGAAGTCATCCTGGATGATGTGAGGGTCCCGGCTCGAAACCTTCTGGGTGAGGAAGGACGAGGCTTTATGCTCGCGATGAAGGATTTCGACATGTCACGGCCGGCCGTGGCCGCTCAAGCCCTGGGTATAGCTCAAGGAGCCTTTGAAGCCATGGTACGGTACGCATCGGAACGCGCGGCCTTTGGAAAACCAATTGCCGGACATCAGCTCATCCAGGCGATTCTTGCAGACAGCGCCATGCTGATTGAAGCGGCGCGCGGGCTCGTATACTGCGCTGCCGCTCTCCACGACAACGGTCAAAATAATACCAAGTTGGCTTCTATGGCAAAATGCTTTGCCTCGGACGCGGCCATGAAGGTCACCACGGACGCGATCCAAGTGCTGGGCGGGTACGGTTATATGAAGGACTTCCACGTGGAACGAATGTTCAGGGACGCGAAGCTGACGCAGATCTTCGAGGGCACTAATCAGATTCAACGACTCGTGATTGCACGAGAAATAATGAAAGAGGCAGGCCACCCTTTGCCTTAGCAAGGTTGGATTGCGGGGAGACCCTTTTTGCAAAAAGGGTCTCCCCGCACCCCTCTCCAAAAACTCCTATGTCATGCTCGCTTGTCGGTTTCCGCTGGCAGCGGAAACCGACAAGCGAGCAATATAGAGTTCTTTGAAGCGGGCACGGGAGAAACTTTCTTACGCAAATAAAGTTTCGCCGATGGCTATGAAATATCAAACATCGGTCGCAAGGCAGCACTTTCTTGGATTCAAACGAAGAACCGCCTTGAAGGGGTTGTAGGGGCACGGCATGCCGTGCCCTTACCTCGACAATTCCGCTGGGTTACTCGTTCAGGAACAATAACCTTTTTCAGGAGGCAACAGGTTGTTCGCATTGAGTGATGAACAGAAGATGATCTTAGATACGGTTCGGAGAATCGCGGAAAAGGAGATCAAGCCCCGCGCCGCGGAACTGGACGAGACCGGCGGATTTCCCGACCATGCTTTGAATGTGTTCGCTGAAAACGGGCTCCTCAATCCGCTACTCCCTTCACAATACGGCGGGGTGGAGACTTCTTTTTTGACTTTTTCCATGATTCTTGAACAGATCTCCCGCGTGTGCGCATCCACCGCATTGATGCTGATAGCTCAAGCTGACGGCATGTTGCCCATTCTCCATTCGGCCGGCCAAGACCTGAAGGAAAGATATCTGACCCGGCTGGGCGGCGATTCCAGGGCCTTGACCGCTCTTGCAGCTACGGAACCGGCAGCCGGCTCGGATCTACTCTCAATGAGGACAAGAGCTGTGGCAAAGGGAGACCGCTTCGTGGTCAACGGTCAGAAGTGCTTCATAACCAACGGCTCTGTGGCGGACTTCTTCGTGCTTTACGCGTTTACCGATCCGGGCAAGCAGGCGAAAGGGATCAGCGCGTTTGTTGTGGAGAAGGTTTTCCCCGGCCTGGTATACGGCAAGAATGAGAACAAGATGGGCATGCGTGGCTCGATCAACTCCGAGTTGTTTTTTGAGGATATGGAGATACCGAGGGAAAATCTCATCGGTAAGGAGGGCGATGGGTTTCCCAGTCTCATGCGGACGCTGGCCATGAGCAGGCTCTTCTGCGCATCTCAGGCGGTCGGCTTGGCGCAAGGAGCACTGGACGAAGCAGTTCAATACGCAGGAGAGAGGATTCAGTTCGGCAAGCCTATAGCAGCCCTTTCGCCCATTCAATTCATGGTCGCGGACATGGCCGCGGGAGTGGAATCCTCCCGGCTTCTCACTTACAAAGCGGCCTTAATGTTCGACCGGAATGCCCATAAGGAAGCCGGGCTTATAGCCGCTATGGCCAAGTTCACCGCGTCCGACACGGCCATGAAGGTTACCACGGATGCGGTGCAGATACTCGGCGGGTACGGTTACATGAAAGACTATCCGGTTGAACGCATGATGCGCGATGCCAAACTCACACAAATCTACACCGGTACCAATCAAATTATGAGGCTCGTGGCCGGCAGGTCCATCCTGGGCAAGTGATTCGATATAGCGATTGCCGCAAGAAATTTGCGGTAACATGGTCCGCTGAAAGCTGTCGTCGCATCCATAATCGGCGGGCATGGCCCACCCTACGTTAGAAGGAGAGGCTTCCCGTAGGGCGGGCCGTGCCCGCCGACCTTGCTTTTTCCCACGATTTTTTTAATGGGTCGCGTTCTTGGACAATTATTTGGCCGATCACCACATAATCCTAGTTCTCGCCGAGCATCTCCCAGTCGCGTATAGCAGCCAAAGCGTGCTCACCAGTGGCGGAGGAAACAAGGCTTTCGACTAAATGCCTGCTTCGCGCGGCGCGACTGACCATGCCCAGCAAGCGAACCTGCAGGTCGGGCGGTTCTTTTGGAGACAGTATAAGGAATACCAGTTTTACGGGCTGATCGGTGGGCGCATCTGAAATACCATGCTTGGCAATTCCGAGGGCTATTATGGGAGCCGACAGCGCCTCCAGGCGGACGTGGGGAAAGGCCACCCCTTCATTGAAAAACGTTGAAGACTCTTGCTCGCGTTTTAGGAGATTCACCAGAAGAAGCTTGCGATCGTGAATTTCGCCGTCGGCCACGGACTGCACCAGCGCGCGAAGCGCGATCTCCTTCGTGACAGGCTGTTCCCAGAGAAGAATTCCTGAGCTGGAGAGGGCGGAACTCAAAGGGGCAGTATGAAACGGGGCCGCAGACTTCGTTTCCGCTATGGAGTCGCTTCGAACTTCAGGGACTGTGACCTCTGCGGTTGTCTCGTACCTTCCAGTGTCCATGACGACCGTGGTCATTCCTCTAGCTTTGTCTATGAGCTGCTCTACGACGTTCTTTCTTCCTAGAAGCTTTTTCCAGAACGGGAGTGGACTCGGACTCCCTATTACGATGTGGCCGACCCTGTATTCCTTTGCAAAACGCAGAATGGTGTCGGCGATGTCCTCACCTTTGTAGGTGAACACCATAGCTCCCAGTTGTTTGGCGAGCGTAAGTGTCCCCGAAAGGACTTGTTGGGTCTGAAGATCCACGACTGTCGGGTCCTCGGAAGGTGTTTGAACGTAAACCGCGTACCAGTTGCGATTCAGTCTCCCGGCCAGCCGTGAAGCATAGCGGAGCAACATCTCGCTGTTGGGCCCGCGAGAGCTGAGGCACACCATGACTTGATCCGGAGCGACAACTTCTTCCTCTTCTATCTGTTCACGTCTTCGCGAGTCGATCCGAGCCGCGAGTTCTCTCAATGTCAATTCACGGAGGGTTTCAAGATTCGAATCC
It encodes the following:
- a CDS encoding (2Fe-2S)-binding protein, with the translated sequence MKRTVRFIVNGHSVEVDVYPHWNLLRVLRDELELTGAKQGCGEGECGACTVLVNGAPVNSCIYPVLEAEGKEVLTIEGLMTERGELHPIQQAFLDKAGVQCGFCTPGMIMSAKALLDANPKPTEDEIRHAIAGNMCRCTGYVQIVESVMQAAEVMSKRSG
- a CDS encoding aminotransferase class V-fold PLP-dependent enzyme, with the protein product MDNAATSFPKPPGVVEAMVHFMTNVGANPGRSRHEQSLEASQIIEGARGKLAALFNIPDPDRIAFTLNATESLNTVIYGALNPGDHVIITQMEHNSVVRPVRHLERTGVVAVSVAPCDKMGMLDVDALARMIRPNTALVAVNHASNVCGSIQDVVAVRQAAGEIPVLLDAAQTAGVIPIDVQAMGIDYLAFTGHKGLFGPQGTGGLYVREGLKIRPLKRGGTGSVSEQDEQPDFFPDALESGTRNNVGIAGLGAGVDFVLTTGVEKIRLHEMQLMEAFIEGLIDVPGLVFYGPLKPEQQVPVLSMTFDQALPDGLRVSFGGCGGRSIPATFESLHPQEAGTILQDRYEISVRVGLHCAPLAHQALGTFPDGTVRFSLGYFNTLDEIQIAVDAVKRIAEKSEFVDLD
- a CDS encoding xanthine dehydrogenase family protein molybdopterin-binding subunit translates to MGDLFVGKSFPRADKDKVTGRAAFIGDIALPRMLYGKILYSTRPHARIKSIDTSAAERLHGVRAVLTGFNTPDVRVGFLGDQTALKRDKVRQFRDEVAAVAAIDEEIAEEALSLIKVEYEDLPAVFDPIEAMQKDAPLIHELDARGKPRRNNILPLPWKLAFGDVDKARDASHVVVKDTFRTQWVHQTCMGASGGIAEFDVDDNLVFRSVTNVPFGGKDRLDMFLNSMGIKGRTRILTPYVGGSFGSKLDTDVYEFILVLLAWKTRCPVKIIFTRQEEFTASPPRQPVIGTVEQGCDKDGRLTFRKVDMILDNGAYTSWGATTPSVMMIPISSLYRVANVQFQATCVYTNNIYAQAMRGYGNPQATYVVEQSMDQLAEAAKIDPLEFRRINANVPYETSPMGLKITTCPMKECLDEVETKLGWQSKQGKRTGRGVGVASFLHVGGGARVYLSDAQGIILKVDDDAKVTVITGGTDQGQGSETIIRQMVAEATGLRPEDVSIFQGDTEICPWDVGTHASRHAFIAGHAILMAAAQVKAKVVDMASRWMPFLIQQDLKKKARTQPDFVSPEIDYSLVSDPANLDVRNGEVFCKSDPENPHFRLKASRILRKAHMVGTGKGEMVIGEAFYDPPNEMLDREGKGNISCCYTFGAHGVEVEVDKETGQVAILNYVAAHDVGRAINPMLVKGQVYGATVMGAGYALTEEMQVNHGRVMNANLLDYKILTAKDTIPIDAILVEPFEPSGPFGAKGIGEPACVPTAPAIANAVYDAIGIRIKDLPITPEKILAALKKAGNS
- a CDS encoding acyl-CoA dehydrogenase family protein, translating into MFALSDEQKMILDTVRRIAEKEIKPRAAELDETGGFPDHALNVFAENGLLNPLLPSQYGGVETSFLTFSMILEQISRVCASTALMLIAQADGMLPILHSAGQDLKERYLTRLGGDSRALTALAATEPAAGSDLLSMRTRAVAKGDRFVVNGQKCFITNGSVADFFVLYAFTDPGKQAKGISAFVVEKVFPGLVYGKNENKMGMRGSINSELFFEDMEIPRENLIGKEGDGFPSLMRTLAMSRLFCASQAVGLAQGALDEAVQYAGERIQFGKPIAALSPIQFMVADMAAGVESSRLLTYKAALMFDRNAHKEAGLIAAMAKFTASDTAMKVTTDAVQILGGYGYMKDYPVERMMRDAKLTQIYTGTNQIMRLVAGRSILGK
- a CDS encoding PTS sugar transporter subunit IIA; amino-acid sequence: MIRRAQRGRLKIYLGYGAGVGKTYQMLLEGHRLKAEGIDVAIGLVETHGRTETAKLIEGLEVIPRRREEYRGVTLEEMDLDAVLARKPHVALIDELAHTNAPGSQHPKRYQDVQDILAAGIHVITTLNIQHLESLYDIVEKSVRVKVRERLPDTVVAEADEIVNIDLSPEDLRERLREGKIYAPDRIQTALANFFTDSNLETLRELTLRELAARIDSRRREQIEEEEVVAPDQVMVCLSSRGPNSEMLLRYASRLAGRLNRNWYAVYVQTPSEDPTVVDLQTQQVLSGTLTLAKQLGAMVFTYKGEDIADTILRFAKEYRVGHIVIGSPSPLPFWKKLLGRKNVVEQLIDKARGMTTVVMDTGRYETTAEVTVPEVRSDSIAETKSAAPFHTAPLSSALSSSGILLWEQPVTKEIALRALVQSVADGEIHDRKLLLVNLLKREQESSTFFNEGVAFPHVRLEALSAPIIALGIAKHGISDAPTDQPVKLVFLILSPKEPPDLQVRLLGMVSRAARSRHLVESLVSSATGEHALAAIRDWEMLGEN
- a CDS encoding acyl-CoA dehydrogenase family protein, producing MLETTEELRIFRETVSRAAREKIAPLAAAIDETGAFNREVESLCWDLGLLTLALPPEFGGLERDRGTALCIAVEEIAKCCAASALLLIIQAVGSFPIVHGASQEIRNEILRGIADDRLLVAYLVTEPHAGSDVASIRTSAKREGGDYIISGTKCFATNGGVASLYSVLARTSVGGGHDGLSFFLVERDRPGLSVGRTENKLGQRGSNTTEVILDDVRVPARNLLGEEGRGFMLAMKDFDMSRPAVAAQALGIAQGAFEAMVRYASERAAFGKPIAGHQLIQAILADSAMLIEAARGLVYCAAALHDNGQNNTKLASMAKCFASDAAMKVTTDAIQVLGGYGYMKDFHVERMFRDAKLTQIFEGTNQIQRLVIAREIMKEAGHPLP